A part of Ziziphus jujuba cultivar Dongzao chromosome 8, ASM3175591v1 genomic DNA contains:
- the LOC107414759 gene encoding protein SAR DEFICIENT 4, with product MASKSNQLNTTTPITITSPIFVGAESLQSILSHRTLIDHFQSSLSTVSPSLTTPIRQSHAVSSTSSLLLMPSWSSSPSFPYIGVKLVTYFPQNSTLSLPGIHASYILFSSTTGQTLASMDGTELTLYRTSCVSGLASRILSRNDSKVLVMIGAGALAPHLIRAHLAARPSLKKVIIWNRTVEKARNLAEKLQESLGIDGVGFQSNGCLEEVIELGDIVSCATNSEEVLVKGEKLKAGAHLDLVGSFKHSMKECDDEAIRRGRVFVDNEAALVEAGELVGAFERGVIDQKDIGGNLVELISGEKSGRINSEEITVFKSVGSAVVDILAAQLVYDTFMQQNP from the coding sequence ATGGCTTCCAAATCCAATCAATTAAACACTACCACCCCCATAACCATCACATCTCCGATCTTCGTAGGTGCCGAGTCTTTGCAGTCCATCCTTTCGCACCGCACTCTAATCGATCACTTCCAATCCTCTCTCTCAACAGTCTCACCCTCTCTCACTACCCCAATTCGCCAAAGCCATGCCGTTTCATCGACTTCCTCTCTGCTCCTCATGCCTTCTTGGTCCTCATCCCCTTCATTTCCATACATAGGCGTCAAGCTAGTCACCTACTTCCCTCAAAATTCCACCTTGAGTCTACCCGGAATCCATGCCAGTTACATCCTCTTCAGCTCCACAACTGGCCAAACCTTGGCTTCCATGGATGGAACCGAACTGACTCTTTACAGAACCTCATGCGTCTCCGGCTTAGCTTCAAGAATTCTGTCCAGAAACGACAGCAAAGTCCTCGTCATGATCGGTGCAGGCGCTTTGGCACCCCATTTGATCAGAGCTCATCTTGCAGCGAGACCCAGTTTGAAGAAAGTCATAATCTGGAACAGAACAGTGGAAAAAGCTAGAAACTTGGCTGAGAAATTGCAGGAAAGTTTGGGAATTGATGGGGTTGGTTTCCAGAGCAATGGATGTTTGGAGGAAGTGATTGAGTTGGGAGATATAGTGAGCTGCGCAACGAATTCAGAGGAGGTGCTTGTGAAGGGCGAGAAGCTGAAAGCAGGGGCACATTTGGACTTGGTGGGTTCGTTCAAGCATTCTATGAAGGAGTGTGATGATGAGGCAATAAGGAGAGGCAGGGTTTTTGTTGATAATGAGGCTGCGTTGGTCGAGGCCGGAGAGTTGGTGGGTGCTTTCGAAAGAGGGGTTATTGATCAGAAAGATATTGGTGGTAATTTGGTAGAATTGATTAGTGGAGAGAAATCTGGGAGAATAAATTCTGAGGAGATCACTGTGTTCAAGTCTGTTGGATCGGCGGTTGTGGATATTCTGGCTGCTCAATTGGTGTACGACACTTTTATGCAGCAGAATCCTTGA